A genomic region of Thermocrinis sp. contains the following coding sequences:
- the miaA gene encoding tRNA (adenosine(37)-N6)-dimethylallyltransferase MiaA, translating to MNQFNILLIGGPTGSGKSELACALASRIGAEIVSVDSMAVYKYMDIGTAKQKDCRVKQHLVDILKPGEYFDAKLFENLALRAIEDVKDRGKVPILCGGTYLYFQVLLYGLANTPEPDWNLRKRLYSVAERKGSAYLYQKLKAVDPTYAKKVHPEDTRRIVRALEVFLQTGKPFSFFHRWQNPRFSFVGFYIKRSWESLSRRIEQRVKRMIEGGLLEEVKKLLEMGFENFLTSQQAIGYKELVPYLRGEIKLEDAVERIIKNTKEYAKRQIRWFRKQGWVEVDMDRMSLEEGVDFVLKVYNRYLRDEKN from the coding sequence TTGAATCAATTTAACATCCTGCTTATAGGGGGTCCTACGGGCAGCGGTAAGTCTGAGCTTGCCTGCGCTTTAGCCAGCAGGATAGGTGCAGAGATCGTAAGTGTAGATTCAATGGCAGTCTACAAGTACATGGACATAGGGACTGCCAAGCAAAAAGACTGCAGGGTAAAACAGCATTTAGTAGATATATTAAAACCGGGAGAGTACTTTGACGCCAAACTGTTTGAAAATTTAGCCCTGAGGGCTATAGAGGATGTAAAAGACAGGGGGAAGGTTCCCATTCTCTGTGGTGGCACTTACCTGTACTTTCAGGTTTTACTCTACGGTCTTGCAAACACACCAGAGCCAGATTGGAATCTGAGAAAAAGGCTGTATTCTGTAGCCGAAAGGAAGGGCAGCGCATACCTTTACCAAAAACTGAAGGCAGTGGACCCAACTTACGCAAAAAAGGTCCATCCTGAGGATACAAGGAGAATAGTCAGAGCCTTGGAGGTATTTCTTCAGACTGGAAAGCCTTTTTCTTTCTTTCACAGATGGCAAAATCCAAGGTTTAGTTTTGTTGGATTTTACATCAAGCGCTCTTGGGAAAGTTTATCCAGAAGGATTGAGCAGAGGGTAAAAAGAATGATAGAGGGAGGTCTTTTGGAGGAGGTTAAAAAACTTTTGGAAATGGGCTTTGAAAACTTTCTGACATCCCAGCAGGCTATAGGCTACAAAGAGCTTGTGCCGTACCTTAGGGGAGAAATAAAATTAGAAGATGCGGTCGAAAGGATAATAAAAAACACCAAAGAGTATGCAAAGAGACAGATAAGGTGGTTCAGAAAACAGGGATGGGTGGAAGTGGATATGGATCGCATGAGTTTGGAAGAAGGAGTGGATTTTGTCTTGAAGGTTTATAATAGATATCTTCGTGATGAAAAGAACTAA
- the pdxJ gene encoding pyridoxine 5'-phosphate synthase, which yields MRLGVNIDHVATLRQARRTFEPSPVFAALIAQQAGAHQITLHLREDRRHIQDEDLRLIKQLVKIPVNLEMAPTEEMKNIALEVKPNRITLVPERREEITTEGGLDVVRLEGFLKDYLKEIKLANIEVSLFVEPEEEQIIASKAVGADAVELHTGRYANLWNEHKKEEAREELQRLKKASILAKELGLRVYAGHGLTYQNVSDLVKELKDYVEELNVGHSIVSNAVLFGFERAVREFIDRIKSGL from the coding sequence ATGAGATTGGGTGTAAACATAGACCACGTAGCTACACTAAGACAAGCCCGAAGGACCTTTGAGCCAAGTCCGGTGTTTGCTGCCCTGATAGCCCAGCAGGCGGGTGCTCATCAGATAACACTGCATTTAAGAGAGGACAGAAGACACATCCAAGACGAAGACCTAAGGCTCATAAAACAGTTAGTTAAAATTCCTGTAAATCTTGAGATGGCACCTACGGAGGAGATGAAAAACATAGCCCTTGAAGTGAAACCAAACAGAATAACCTTAGTGCCAGAAAGAAGGGAGGAGATAACTACGGAAGGCGGTTTGGATGTGGTAAGGTTAGAAGGCTTTTTGAAAGACTACCTTAAAGAAATAAAACTTGCTAACATTGAGGTGTCTCTTTTTGTGGAACCAGAAGAAGAGCAGATAATTGCTTCAAAGGCGGTTGGTGCAGATGCGGTAGAGCTACACACCGGAAGATACGCCAACCTTTGGAACGAACACAAAAAAGAGGAAGCAAGAGAGGAGCTTCAAAGGCTGAAAAAAGCATCCATACTGGCTAAAGAACTAGGTTTGAGAGTCTACGCAGGACACGGACTAACTTACCAGAACGTGTCAGACTTAGTAAAAGAGCTAAAAGACTACGTAGAAGAGCTAAATGTTGGACACTCCATAGTTTCCAATGCGGTTCTCTTTGGCTTTGAAAGGGCGGTAAGAGAGTTCATTGATAGAATAAAATCGGGATTATAA
- a CDS encoding glycine cleavage system protein H, producing MKTYKGCKIPEELYYDIENQVWYKIEEKGLVRVGATDVGQTRAGKMVNVRIKPPGKQVPKGKPIASLESGKWTGPIPAVIEGEIVERNERLFDEPELINEDPYGEGWIAVIKPTNLERDLKDLVTGEIALERMKEYIDREGVECKG from the coding sequence ATGAAAACATACAAAGGATGCAAGATACCGGAGGAACTCTATTACGATATAGAAAATCAAGTGTGGTATAAAATAGAAGAAAAGGGCTTGGTCCGTGTGGGGGCAACGGACGTAGGACAAACAAGGGCAGGTAAGATGGTAAATGTGAGGATAAAACCACCGGGCAAACAGGTGCCAAAGGGAAAACCCATTGCCTCCTTGGAAAGCGGTAAATGGACAGGTCCTATACCTGCTGTCATAGAGGGGGAGATAGTGGAAAGAAACGAAAGGCTCTTTGACGAGCCTGAACTTATAAACGAAGATCCCTATGGAGAGGGATGGATAGCTGTAATAAAACCCACTAACCTTGAAAGGGATCTAAAGGACTTGGTAACTGGAGAGATAGCCTTAGAGAGAATGAAGGAATACATAGATAGAGAAGGGGTGGAGTGCAAAGGTTAA
- the trmD gene encoding tRNA (guanosine(37)-N1)-methyltransferase TrmD, whose product MKFFSITIFPNLFECFCQYGIVSQAIKKGMLEVITINPRNYAPKGKVDDYAYGGHPGMVLKPEPILLAYEDLVSKYGKPYTVIAQPWGKPITQEDLDRLSKLDSLLVICGRYEGIDERVSFLADEELSLGDFVLSGGEIFALALLEGVARLLPGVLSEPESIKKDSFRRWLGAPVYTRPAEFKGMKVPQVLLSGNHKLIELWELWHSIKRTVEKRPDLVPEDLSPLEEDMLKAIKKGLSFEEWMEGKKP is encoded by the coding sequence ATGAAGTTTTTCTCAATCACCATTTTTCCAAACTTGTTTGAATGCTTTTGCCAATACGGAATAGTTTCTCAGGCTATAAAAAAAGGTATGTTAGAAGTGATAACCATAAACCCCAGGAACTATGCACCAAAGGGTAAGGTGGATGACTATGCCTACGGCGGACATCCAGGAATGGTTCTAAAGCCTGAACCTATACTGCTGGCTTACGAAGACTTAGTTTCTAAGTATGGAAAACCTTATACTGTAATAGCCCAACCTTGGGGCAAGCCAATTACCCAAGAGGACTTAGACAGGCTTTCTAAGTTAGACAGTCTGCTGGTAATATGCGGAAGGTATGAGGGCATTGACGAGAGAGTTAGCTTTTTAGCGGACGAGGAGCTATCTTTGGGGGATTTTGTGCTTTCCGGAGGGGAGATCTTTGCTTTAGCCCTTTTGGAAGGAGTGGCAAGACTTTTGCCCGGCGTTTTGAGTGAGCCAGAGAGCATAAAAAAAGATTCTTTCAGAAGGTGGCTGGGCGCACCTGTCTATACAAGACCAGCTGAGTTTAAGGGAATGAAGGTGCCCCAAGTTTTACTGTCTGGCAATCACAAGCTGATTGAGCTTTGGGAGCTTTGGCACTCCATAAAAAGAACCGTTGAAAAAAGACCAGACCTTGTACCTGAAGATCTGTCCCCCCTGGAGGAGGATATGCTAAAAGCCATAAAAAAAGGTCTTTCTTTTGAAGAGTGGATGGAAGGAAAGAAACCATGA
- the rpoD gene encoding RNA polymerase sigma factor RpoD, which translates to MINKSLMKKLISLGEKGYVTYDELNEALGDSLIDTELYEEVMDFLQERGIKLLETEEEAKEITKDEDFLVSTDHLLQTSKDGDPVRLYLREMGKIPLLTREEEIKYAKQIEMGRKIMRRGLLRTSFLVERVLREWANVCNGKLRVQDIMDTFDESKTVEEYEESHEQLERQFIQKGLELAKAYKDALYWRDLYLSYKLPEYKKEYLKKHAKMNRILKEMKLKYSKFERIADELLNLYQKYNKKLKEYEQRKVKLEKIHPDIEQLIKECDYNVELQLKAERAGYNFARLQMLKSEFLAIQKELKELEKELGILPDEIKRVTQIIKEGRTKAIQAKQVMVKCNLRLVVSIAKKYVNRGLPFLDLIQEGNIGLMKAVDKYDYRKGYKFSTYATWWIRQAVTRSIADQARTIRIPVHMIETINDITKAHKKLFQELGREPLAEEVAKYLGIPIEKARKVMRISQEPVSLETPIGDDEDAHLKDFIEDKSVPSPEEEATRRLLREQLIKVLQTLGEKEREILMYRYGLVDGTEYTLEQIGKMFNVTRERIRQIENKAIRKLRHPARAKYLKDFESI; encoded by the coding sequence ATGATTAACAAAAGTCTTATGAAAAAGCTTATCTCCTTGGGAGAAAAAGGCTACGTTACTTACGATGAGTTGAACGAGGCATTGGGCGATAGTCTGATTGACACGGAGCTTTACGAAGAGGTAATGGATTTTCTTCAGGAAAGAGGTATCAAGCTTCTTGAAACTGAGGAAGAAGCTAAAGAAATAACAAAGGATGAGGATTTCTTGGTATCTACCGACCACCTTTTGCAAACGTCCAAGGACGGCGATCCTGTAAGGCTTTATCTCAGAGAAATGGGGAAAATACCCCTTTTAACAAGGGAAGAGGAGATAAAGTATGCTAAGCAGATAGAGATGGGTAGAAAGATAATGAGAAGGGGGCTTCTGAGAACTTCCTTTTTGGTGGAGAGAGTTTTGAGGGAGTGGGCAAATGTATGCAACGGAAAGCTAAGGGTTCAGGACATTATGGACACCTTTGACGAGAGCAAAACTGTGGAAGAGTATGAAGAATCACACGAACAGTTAGAAAGACAGTTTATACAAAAAGGCTTAGAATTGGCAAAGGCATACAAGGATGCGCTTTACTGGAGGGACCTGTATCTTTCTTACAAACTTCCTGAGTATAAAAAGGAGTACTTAAAAAAACACGCAAAAATGAACAGAATACTCAAGGAAATGAAGCTAAAATACTCAAAGTTTGAAAGGATAGCGGACGAGCTTCTAAACCTTTATCAAAAGTACAACAAAAAGCTAAAAGAATACGAGCAGAGAAAAGTAAAACTTGAAAAGATCCATCCAGACATAGAGCAGCTAATAAAGGAGTGCGACTATAACGTGGAGTTGCAGTTAAAGGCAGAAAGGGCTGGATACAACTTTGCAAGATTACAAATGCTAAAAAGTGAGTTCTTGGCAATACAAAAGGAACTTAAAGAGTTAGAAAAAGAACTTGGAATCTTGCCCGACGAAATAAAGAGAGTCACGCAAATAATAAAAGAAGGTAGAACGAAGGCAATTCAGGCAAAGCAGGTAATGGTAAAGTGCAACCTTAGGCTCGTGGTTTCTATAGCTAAAAAGTATGTAAATAGAGGTTTGCCCTTCTTGGACCTTATACAAGAGGGTAATATAGGTCTGATGAAGGCGGTGGATAAGTACGACTACAGAAAGGGATACAAGTTTTCTACCTATGCCACGTGGTGGATAAGGCAGGCGGTAACTAGGTCTATAGCAGACCAAGCAAGGACCATAAGAATACCTGTTCATATGATAGAAACGATAAACGACATAACCAAAGCTCACAAAAAGCTATTCCAAGAGCTGGGTAGGGAACCGCTGGCGGAGGAAGTTGCAAAGTATTTAGGAATACCTATAGAAAAGGCAAGAAAGGTCATGAGGATCTCCCAAGAACCGGTGTCGTTGGAAACTCCCATAGGAGACGACGAGGATGCCCATCTGAAGGACTTCATAGAGGACAAGAGCGTACCTTCACCGGAGGAAGAGGCTACCAGAAGATTGCTAAGGGAACAATTGATAAAGGTTCTCCAGACGTTGGGCGAAAAGGAAAGGGAGATTTTAATGTACAGATACGGCCTTGTGGACGGCACCGAATACACTTTAGAGCAAATAGGTAAGATGTTCAACGTAACGAGGGAGAGAATAAGGCAGATAGAAAACAAGGCTATCAGAAAGCTAAGACATCCCGCGAGGGCTAAGTACTTAAAAGACTTTGAATCAATTTAA
- a CDS encoding site-specific integrase, with product MELLELWKKHLERTRSERTTITYVNAVKSFLKRVSTDNPLEVSSKELYQYADLSELSAASLLTHFSAIRHFYKFLTRRGFLPKDSFSEIEEAIEDIKEDYGLHTLYRKPKALEKSQLERIFQKVKGSKYENIYRLFLYSGIRLSEYKSLRPEHFFLDKSGIYWIHLPAEITKRKKERMAPLIGPSREETYRFTEGLSRFLENYEDTLSVNAASLQVYTNRLSKKLGFHFSLHSFRHTYITNLINQGFPAELVKEFAGHANIKTTIDIYYRFSPERAKAVVENFLKG from the coding sequence GTGGAGCTCTTAGAACTTTGGAAGAAGCACTTAGAAAGGACGAGAAGCGAAAGGACTACTATAACTTACGTCAATGCTGTAAAGTCCTTTCTGAAGAGAGTCAGCACAGATAACCCACTTGAAGTTTCCTCAAAAGAACTTTACCAGTATGCAGATCTGTCAGAGCTTTCTGCTGCATCCCTTTTAACTCACTTTTCTGCCATCAGACATTTTTATAAATTTTTGACCAGAAGAGGATTTTTACCTAAGGATAGCTTTTCTGAAATAGAAGAAGCTATAGAGGATATAAAGGAAGATTATGGTTTGCACACACTTTACAGAAAGCCAAAGGCGTTAGAAAAAAGTCAGTTAGAAAGGATCTTCCAAAAAGTTAAAGGCTCTAAGTACGAGAACATATACAGACTATTCTTATACAGTGGAATAAGACTTTCAGAATATAAAAGTCTTAGGCCTGAGCACTTTTTCTTGGATAAGAGCGGTATATACTGGATACATCTACCTGCGGAGATAACTAAAAGAAAAAAGGAAAGAATGGCGCCCTTGATAGGCCCCTCAAGGGAAGAAACTTACAGATTTACTGAAGGTCTAAGCAGATTTTTGGAAAACTACGAAGATACGCTAAGCGTAAATGCAGCTTCTCTACAAGTTTACACAAACCGGCTTTCCAAGAAGCTTGGTTTTCACTTCTCTTTACACAGTTTCAGACATACGTACATCACAAACCTTATAAACCAAGGATTCCCTGCAGAACTGGTTAAAGAATTTGCAGGGCACGCCAACATTAAAACCACCATAGACATTTACTATCGTTTCAGTCCAGAGAGGGCAAAGGCTGTAGTAGAGAACTTTCTGAAAGGATGA
- a CDS encoding phosphoribosyltransferase family protein, whose protein sequence is MIFSNRQEAGRILGEWLKDRLKRKGACVVLGIPRGGVVVAKEAAKILGCPLGVLIVRKLGVPENPELAFGAIDPDGEIYLDKNTVEYFRLTPETIKKVAQEELKKIRDRERKFEKGKISQFEEVEFIVVDDGIATGMTVEAGVKYLKRKGAKRVIVAVPVCPKDTEERLKNYADEVYCYHSTTSSPFAVGMFYRDFRQVEDEEVQNLLQ, encoded by the coding sequence ATGATTTTTAGCAATAGGCAAGAGGCTGGTAGGATCCTCGGTGAGTGGTTAAAAGATAGATTGAAAAGGAAAGGAGCGTGTGTGGTCCTTGGTATACCCAGAGGGGGAGTGGTTGTGGCAAAGGAGGCGGCAAAGATTTTGGGTTGTCCATTGGGTGTTCTAATAGTCAGAAAGCTCGGTGTTCCAGAAAATCCAGAATTAGCCTTTGGTGCTATAGACCCAGATGGGGAAATATACTTAGACAAAAACACGGTTGAGTACTTTAGGCTAACACCAGAGACCATAAAGAAGGTCGCACAGGAAGAGCTGAAGAAGATAAGGGACAGAGAAAGGAAATTTGAAAAGGGTAAAATATCCCAATTTGAAGAAGTAGAGTTTATTGTGGTGGATGACGGTATAGCTACCGGTATGACCGTAGAAGCTGGAGTAAAGTATCTAAAGAGAAAGGGCGCCAAAAGGGTGATAGTGGCAGTGCCAGTCTGCCCAAAAGATACTGAAGAAAGATTAAAAAATTATGCAGATGAAGTTTATTGCTATCACTCTACTACCTCTTCTCCTTTTGCGGTAGGAATGTTTTACAGGGATTTTAGACAAGTGGAAGATGAAGAGGTCCAAAATCTGTTGCAATAA
- the moeB gene encoding molybdopterin-synthase adenylyltransferase MoeB yields MFNFTEEQIKRYARHIILPEVGGKGQEKLLKSKVLVVGAGGLGSPSILYLAAAGVGTIGIVDFDVVDFSNLQRQIIHNTDRVGIPKVESARQTVERLNPDVKVITYNTRINKENILDIIKDYDVVLDGTDNFPTRFLINDACYFAGKPLVSAAMLRFEGQISVFDFRKKEESPCYRCLFPEPPPPGLVPSCQEAGILGSIGGIMGCIQATEAIKLLLGIGEPLVGKLLIMDALSMEFRKVKLRKDPSCPLCSEKAVIKELVEYEQVCDIHF; encoded by the coding sequence ATGTTTAACTTTACAGAAGAGCAAATAAAAAGATATGCTAGGCACATTATACTGCCCGAGGTAGGTGGTAAAGGGCAGGAAAAGCTTCTGAAGTCAAAGGTCTTGGTCGTAGGTGCGGGAGGTTTGGGTTCTCCCTCCATACTATACTTAGCCGCCGCTGGTGTTGGAACCATTGGCATAGTAGATTTTGACGTGGTGGATTTTTCTAACCTGCAAAGACAGATCATCCACAACACGGATAGAGTGGGGATTCCAAAGGTAGAGTCTGCAAGGCAAACGGTGGAGAGACTAAACCCAGACGTGAAGGTAATAACTTACAACACTCGCATAAATAAAGAAAACATCTTGGACATAATCAAGGACTACGACGTGGTTTTGGATGGGACCGATAACTTCCCCACCAGATTTCTAATAAACGATGCGTGCTACTTTGCGGGAAAGCCCTTGGTTTCCGCAGCCATGCTTAGGTTTGAAGGTCAAATCTCAGTGTTTGACTTTAGAAAGAAGGAAGAGTCACCTTGTTATAGATGTCTGTTTCCAGAGCCTCCCCCACCAGGTTTGGTCCCTTCCTGCCAAGAAGCAGGCATCCTTGGATCCATAGGTGGCATCATGGGTTGCATACAGGCCACAGAAGCCATAAAGCTCCTTCTTGGAATAGGTGAGCCACTGGTGGGTAAGCTTCTCATAATGGACGCCCTTTCTATGGAATTCAGAAAGGTTAAATTAAGAAAGGATCCAAGCTGTCCACTTTGCAGTGAAAAGGCAGTCATCAAAGAGCTCGTGGAATACGAGCAGGTCTGCGATATACATTTCTAA
- a CDS encoding RsmD family RNA methyltransferase, with amino-acid sequence MKKSSRRSKLRPTSSMVKQAVFNMLGDIEGKLFIDLFAGSGQMGFMAMERGAKVIFVEKNRKLAQLIKEKGGNAKVSDAIKFLESFESSPDIIFADPPYDYQNYKKLIEVALKKLSKGGIFILEHRKNQNFEAEKVKTYGDTALSIWRKEDDECGLSGDL; translated from the coding sequence ATGAAAAAATCAAGTAGAAGATCTAAACTTAGACCCACCTCTTCTATGGTTAAGCAAGCTGTGTTCAACATGTTGGGAGATATAGAGGGAAAGCTATTCATAGACCTATTTGCCGGAAGCGGTCAGATGGGTTTTATGGCTATGGAAAGGGGGGCTAAGGTAATTTTTGTGGAAAAAAACAGAAAGTTAGCTCAATTAATAAAAGAAAAAGGCGGCAATGCGAAAGTTTCCGATGCTATAAAATTTTTAGAGTCCTTTGAAAGCTCACCAGACATAATTTTTGCAGATCCTCCATATGATTATCAGAATTACAAAAAATTAATAGAAGTTGCGCTTAAAAAGCTCTCTAAAGGTGGTATTTTTATACTTGAACACAGAAAAAATCAAAACTTTGAAGCAGAAAAGGTAAAAACTTATGGAGATACCGCCCTGTCTATCTGGAGGAAAGAAGATGATGAGTGTGGTCTATCCGGGGACCTTTGA
- the speD gene encoding adenosylmethionine decarboxylase: MAKTLGLHILADLHGINPDLIDRVEDIKHLLETAVRVAGLTKISSHYYQFQPHGATGVILLAESHISIHTWPEHGLATVDVYTCGDPSKAYKAMDYIISTLEPTRIDKQVHERGLIGSYEGSDLQSVLLKV; the protein is encoded by the coding sequence ATGGCAAAGACCCTCGGACTGCATATCTTAGCGGACCTGCACGGCATTAACCCTGATCTGATTGACAGGGTGGAAGATATTAAACACCTCTTGGAAACCGCAGTAAGAGTAGCAGGTCTTACCAAGATCTCCTCTCACTACTATCAATTCCAACCACATGGAGCTACGGGGGTTATCCTCTTGGCTGAATCGCACATATCCATCCATACCTGGCCAGAACATGGTTTAGCTACTGTGGATGTTTATACCTGCGGGGATCCATCTAAGGCTTACAAAGCCATGGATTACATAATATCTACCTTAGAGCCCACTAGGATAGACAAGCAAGTGCATGAGAGGGGATTGATAGGTAGTTACGAGGGTTCAGATTTGCAAAGCGTTCTTTTAAAGGTATAA
- the aspS gene encoding aspartate--tRNA ligase: protein MKRTKYCGLVSEEDLGKEVVLCGWVHRVRNHGGVVFLDLRDREGIVQVVVEELISPEVYDIADKLGVEDVVCVKGKVRKRPPGTENPKLKTGKLEVLVEKIEVLNTSEVLPFPVEEETAVSEETKLRYRYIDLRREAMKRNILFRHRAYQVIRDVFVKNGFVEVETPLLTKSTPEGARDFLVPSRLQPGKFYALPQSPQLFKQILMIAGLDRYFQIVKCLRDEDLRADRQPEFTQIDFEMSFVDEEDVIGITEELIKTLFKELLGIEVKTPFDRISYFECMERYGTDKPDRRFGLELVNLEDVFKNTNFKVFKEAIESGGTVKAINFNAGELSRSQIEELTGFVQSLGGKGLAWIRVEDGKLTSPIVKFLKEEEVKAVLERTKAKAGDTILFSAGKKELVYKVLGNLRVHLAKSFKLAKDGFDFLWVVDFPLMEWDEEEGRFVSLHHPFTSPKEEDIPKLYQALHTQDLEEKKRLVHSIRARAYDLVINGYEVGGGSIRIHRKDLQEKIFKLLNLSEVEVEEKFGFLLKALSYGAPPHGGLAIGLDRLLAIMLGLDSIRDVIAFPKTQKGTCPLTGAPDYVSPKQLKDVHIKTLEV from the coding sequence ATGAAAAGAACTAAATACTGCGGGCTTGTATCGGAAGAGGATCTGGGAAAAGAAGTAGTGCTTTGCGGTTGGGTTCATAGGGTTAGGAACCACGGGGGAGTGGTGTTTTTGGACCTAAGGGACAGGGAGGGAATAGTGCAGGTGGTAGTGGAAGAGCTTATCTCTCCCGAAGTTTACGATATAGCGGACAAACTTGGTGTGGAAGATGTGGTGTGCGTGAAGGGAAAGGTGAGAAAAAGACCACCGGGAACAGAAAACCCAAAGCTAAAGACAGGAAAGCTGGAGGTTTTGGTTGAAAAAATAGAGGTTCTTAATACTTCTGAAGTGTTGCCTTTTCCCGTAGAAGAAGAAACGGCGGTATCTGAAGAGACAAAACTGCGCTACAGGTATATTGACCTTAGAAGGGAGGCAATGAAAAGAAACATCCTTTTTAGGCACAGAGCCTATCAGGTTATAAGGGATGTGTTCGTAAAGAACGGCTTTGTAGAGGTAGAAACACCTTTGCTTACTAAATCCACGCCGGAGGGAGCAAGGGACTTTTTGGTTCCTTCAAGGTTGCAACCCGGAAAGTTTTACGCTCTTCCCCAATCTCCCCAGCTCTTCAAACAAATTCTTATGATAGCTGGGTTGGATAGGTATTTTCAGATAGTAAAGTGTTTGAGGGATGAAGATTTAAGGGCAGACAGACAGCCGGAATTTACGCAGATAGACTTTGAAATGTCCTTTGTGGATGAGGAAGATGTCATTGGTATCACAGAGGAGCTAATAAAGACCCTATTTAAGGAGCTTTTGGGGATAGAGGTAAAAACACCTTTTGACAGGATCAGCTACTTTGAGTGTATGGAAAGGTACGGAACCGACAAGCCCGACAGAAGGTTTGGGCTTGAGCTGGTAAATCTGGAGGATGTTTTTAAAAACACCAACTTTAAGGTCTTTAAAGAAGCCATAGAAAGCGGTGGAACGGTAAAGGCTATAAACTTCAACGCTGGAGAACTGTCAAGGAGTCAGATAGAGGAGCTTACTGGTTTTGTTCAATCCTTAGGTGGAAAGGGCCTGGCTTGGATACGGGTAGAGGATGGTAAACTAACTTCTCCCATAGTGAAGTTCTTAAAAGAGGAAGAGGTAAAAGCTGTGCTTGAAAGAACAAAGGCGAAAGCAGGAGACACTATACTCTTTTCAGCAGGCAAAAAGGAATTGGTCTATAAAGTTTTGGGTAATCTAAGAGTTCATCTTGCCAAAAGCTTTAAACTTGCGAAGGATGGCTTTGATTTTCTGTGGGTTGTGGATTTCCCGCTTATGGAGTGGGACGAGGAAGAAGGAAGGTTCGTCTCTTTGCATCACCCCTTTACTTCTCCAAAAGAAGAAGACATACCAAAGCTTTATCAAGCTCTTCACACTCAAGACCTTGAGGAGAAAAAAAGGCTGGTGCATTCAATTAGAGCAAGGGCTTATGACCTTGTGATCAACGGCTACGAGGTGGGCGGGGGTTCCATACGTATTCACAGAAAAGACTTGCAAGAGAAAATTTTCAAACTCTTAAACCTGTCTGAAGTAGAGGTAGAAGAAAAGTTTGGTTTTCTTCTGAAGGCTCTCAGCTACGGAGCGCCACCCCACGGAGGCTTGGCCATAGGTTTGGATAGGCTTTTGGCAATCATGCTGGGCTTGGATTCTATAAGGGATGTTATAGCTTTTCCAAAAACTCAGAAGGGCACCTGTCCTTTGACAGGAGCGCCAGACTATGTTTCTCCAAAGCAACTTAAAGACGTGCATATAAAAACCTTAGAGGTATGA
- the coaD gene encoding pantetheine-phosphate adenylyltransferase — MMSVVYPGTFDPPHLGHLDIVKRSCALFDKVVVAIAKSPRKHLLFDLEERLDMFRVMVEDLGTKVEVKGFEGLLVDFMQREGIKVIVRGVRLFTDFEYELQIALNNNKLAGVETIFMMPSQEYIHISSTIVRDIASYCGKLEGLVHPYVAKKIREKFGCL, encoded by the coding sequence ATGATGAGTGTGGTCTATCCGGGGACCTTTGACCCACCCCATTTGGGACACCTTGACATAGTCAAAAGAAGCTGTGCGTTGTTTGACAAGGTAGTGGTAGCCATAGCTAAAAGCCCCAGAAAACACCTGCTGTTTGACCTTGAGGAAAGGCTGGACATGTTCAGAGTTATGGTTGAGGACCTGGGTACGAAGGTGGAGGTAAAGGGCTTTGAGGGCTTGCTTGTAGATTTTATGCAAAGAGAGGGTATAAAGGTAATAGTCAGGGGAGTTAGGCTATTTACCGATTTTGAATACGAGCTTCAGATAGCATTAAATAACAACAAGCTTGCAGGCGTAGAAACCATATTTATGATGCCTTCTCAGGAATACATACACATAAGCTCTACCATAGTCAGAGACATAGCCAGCTACTGCGGAAAGTTAGAAGGCTTAGTCCATCCTTACGTCGCTAAGAAAATAAGGGAAAAGTTTGGATGTCTTTAA